The Spirulina subsalsa PCC 9445 region GGTAAAAAACCCAGCTTTTCCCCCGCTTCTACGGCCGGACGGGTGAGAATCAGGCGATCGCATTCATCACTCAACAACGCCTTCACCGCCAACACCGCCGCTAAAAACGTCTTACCCGTCCCGGCCGGCCCCACACAAAACGTAATATCGTGGGTTTGAATCGCTTTAATATATTGCCGTTGTCGGAAGGTTTTCGCCCGGATCGCTTCCCCCCGTCGGGTGTGGGCGAGAACACTTTTCTGTAAATCTTGATACTCGTCGGTCTGCCCAGTGTCGAGGGCATGAAAGGCCGTTAAAATATCCGCTTGAGCAATGGTTTTGCCCTCTTTCCAGAGCGGTTTGAGCGATCGCACCACTTGAGAACAGCGTTCTACCGCTTTCGGCTGACCCGAGAGCCACAATTCTAGGCCTCGCATCACCACCTGAACCCCCGTATGGCGGGAGAGGAGTTGTAAGTTCTCCTCCCGCATCCCCGCCAAGGCGATCGCACTTTCTGGACTCGGGAAGGGGATAGTTTCTGAAATCACGTTTCACTGCGTCTTCGGGGAGACGGTTTAGAGACGGGAGAAGAACGGCGAGGCGAGCGAGGAGGACGGTTGTTCCTTTCTCGTTTGGGGCCGCTGGTTTCTGAAGAAGAGGAATGGGCGTTCTGACTCCCATATATTTCCAGTCGGGCCGACTGTCCTACTGCACTCGCTGCCGCTTCTAGCACCATCCGAATCGCTTCGATATTCCGTCCCCCTCGACCAAACACTTTCCCCTGTTCTTCTGGGTCAAACGCCATACGAATCAGAACCTTTTGATTGCCCCGCGACAATTCACAATTCAGACTCAAAGACTCAGGGTTATCGAGTAATGGCTCGACTAAATAACGCACCAGTTGGTCATAATTGGGACTCATAATCTTGACTGATCTTCGGAAATCGTTAGTAAACACCCCGTTCCAACGGCACTCCGCTTACACGGCACTCCGTTTTCATAAAACTGAGCTTCGGGAAAACTAACCTTTCAGTTGCTCAAAAACTTGGGCTTTGGTTAAAATGGAACGAACCGTATCCGTAGGCTGGGCACCATCTTGTAAACGTTTGACAATGGCGGGAACATTCAAACGGGTTTCATCGGTGCGGGGATTGTAAAATCCCAACTCTTCTAAGGGACGGCCATCCCGGCGATCGCGGCTGTTCATTGCCACAATCCGATAACTCACCGCTCTTTTCTTGCCGTACCGTTTTAATCTCAATTTGATCATCTTGGTTTTACAATCTTTCTTGTACGCAAAATTCTCCTTTTTGATTGTACGCGCTTTTGGTAGAATTTTGCAGCTTTTCCCTCAAGGGACATCGAAACCATACTTCTGGGCCAATTGAGCCGGGGTAGTCTGTTCGTAATACTCAAAAGGTTGATGAATCCAAGGATTATCGGACAAGTACTCCACATAATAATCCGGTTCAATGACTGAACAGGCCTTATACCATAAAACCCCGGTGCGGAGATCCTGAATCTGGGATCCGTAATTTTGTTTTAACCAATAGATGGACTCTCGCAGACTAATTCCCGAGTCTACTAAATCATCTAGCAATAAAATGCGATCGCCTAACCTTTCCGTCGTCATAGCCAGATGCTGAGAAAACTTTAACTCCCCCCGCACCTGATTTTTACTCCCCCCATAGGACGAAGCCGACAAAATCGCCAGAGGATAATCATACAAACGACAAAGGGTATCCCCCACCCGGAGTCCTCCCTTCGCAATACAGATGATTTGGTTAAACTCCCACCCAGAACGATAAACTTGGACGGCTAACTGTTCCACTAAATAATGATAATCCGACCAAGAGACATAAAGTTCCGTTTGTTCTGCCATACCCCATCCCGAAACGTGAAAACTGAGCAAGTCTCCCCTTATTATGGCAGCAAGACGACCAAACGAGACACTTTCCTGACCCAAGCCATTCCCCGTGAAAGACAACCTAGGGTTGCTTGCAGAAATTGCAAAAAATCTGTATCACTAAGACAGCAAGAATACCCTCACACAGCCATCCGTTGACTCCATGAACTACTCCATCCATCAATGACTATGAGCGACGTTTCGACTTCCAAGGATACAACCTCAGAGACGATCAAACCTGCCGACGAACAGCTACGCTTTTCGACCAAATTAGCCTATGGTGCGGGGGATCTTGGGACAGCCATTTCCGCTAACGTGATGATCTTCTTCCTGTTATTTTTTTTAACCAATGTCGCAGGATTATCACCGGGATTGGCGAGTTCAGTCTTAGCCGTGGGGAAAGTGTGGGATGCCATTAACGATCCCATTACAGGTGTTTTGAGCGATCGCACCCGCACCCGTTGGGGAAGACGTATCCCTTGGATGTTAGCCGGAGCCGTCCCCTTTGGTCTGTTCTATGGTTTACTCTGGATTGTCCCCCGCTTTAGCGAAAACCCCACCACCAACGAATGGTTACTC contains the following coding sequences:
- a CDS encoding PhoH family protein, whose protein sequence is MREENLQLLSRHTGVQVVMRGLELWLSGQPKAVERCSQVVRSLKPLWKEGKTIAQADILTAFHALDTGQTDEYQDLQKSVLAHTRRGEAIRAKTFRQRQYIKAIQTHDITFCVGPAGTGKTFLAAVLAVKALLSDECDRLILTRPAVEAGEKLGFLPGDLQQKVNPFLRPLYDALYEFIDPEKIPDLMERGKIEVAPLAYMRGRTLSNAFVIVDEAQNTTPAQLKMVLTRLGFRSRMVVTGDITQTDLGSAQDSGLVVAQKILKSVEGIAFCHLTSSDVVRHPLVQRIVAAYEQFER
- a CDS encoding KH domain-containing protein → MSPNYDQLVRYLVEPLLDNPESLSLNCELSRGNQKVLIRMAFDPEEQGKVFGRGGRNIEAIRMVLEAAASAVGQSARLEIYGSQNAHSSSSETSGPKRERNNRPPRSPRRSSPVSKPSPRRRSET
- the rpsP gene encoding 30S ribosomal protein S16, with the translated sequence MIKLRLKRYGKKRAVSYRIVAMNSRDRRDGRPLEELGFYNPRTDETRLNVPAIVKRLQDGAQPTDTVRSILTKAQVFEQLKG
- a CDS encoding phosphoribosyltransferase; this encodes MAEQTELYVSWSDYHYLVEQLAVQVYRSGWEFNQIICIAKGGLRVGDTLCRLYDYPLAILSASSYGGSKNQVRGELKFSQHLAMTTERLGDRILLLDDLVDSGISLRESIYWLKQNYGSQIQDLRTGVLWYKACSVIEPDYYVEYLSDNPWIHQPFEYYEQTTPAQLAQKYGFDVP